In Phreatobacter aquaticus, a single genomic region encodes these proteins:
- a CDS encoding universal stress protein has protein sequence MALRDILVLIDAETKAAGPYGLALAAAAGASATGAFMVAEPNLARYAGLGLPKDVIEAADGRARDLAAQHLADFEAAAKLAGVPAETLAIAGSLNPEGELARLAGHFDLMVVEQADPDSMASGNRFAEAVLFGSGRPILMVPYIQRARPVLGKVLVAWDGGRASARALGDAMPLLSKAEKVELISVQRAGDTGVELPGFNIARHLARHGINVELQKLVTTMDIANTILSHASDSGADLLVMGGYGHSKLREMVLGGTTRTIMKSMTLPTFFSH, from the coding sequence GTGGCACTGCGCGACATTCTTGTTCTCATCGATGCCGAAACCAAGGCAGCCGGCCCCTATGGCCTGGCGCTTGCGGCGGCGGCCGGTGCCAGCGCCACTGGCGCGTTCATGGTCGCCGAACCCAATCTCGCCCGCTATGCCGGTCTTGGCCTGCCCAAGGACGTGATCGAGGCGGCCGATGGGCGCGCCCGCGATCTGGCCGCGCAGCATCTCGCCGATTTCGAAGCCGCGGCGAAGCTCGCCGGTGTGCCGGCCGAGACGCTGGCGATTGCCGGTTCGCTCAATCCCGAGGGCGAGCTTGCCCGGCTCGCCGGCCATTTCGACCTGATGGTGGTGGAACAGGCCGATCCCGACAGCATGGCCAGTGGCAACCGCTTCGCCGAGGCGGTGCTGTTCGGCTCGGGCCGTCCCATCCTGATGGTGCCCTATATCCAGCGGGCGCGTCCGGTGCTCGGCAAGGTGCTGGTCGCCTGGGATGGCGGGCGGGCTTCTGCACGGGCTCTGGGCGACGCCATGCCGCTTCTGAGCAAGGCCGAGAAGGTGGAGCTCATCAGCGTCCAGCGGGCCGGCGACACCGGGGTCGAGCTGCCAGGCTTCAACATCGCCCGGCATCTGGCCCGCCATGGCATCAATGTCGAGCTGCAGAAACTGGTCACCACCATGGATATCGCCAACACCATCCTCTCCCATGCCTCCGACAGCGGCGCGGATCTGCTGGTGATGGGCGGCTACGGCCATTCCAAGCTGCGCGAAATGGTGCTGGGCGGCACGACGCGCACCATCATGAAGAGCATGACGCTGCCGACCTTCTTCTCCCATTGA
- a CDS encoding DASS family sodium-coupled anion symporter — translation MSAMESSRTDLAKTSPGTPATGEPPSWMRSHWGLLLAAAALIIVLLLPTPAGLSVAGHRMLAILAFSVVIWMTEALDYAVSAVVIAALMAFLLGLSPNPANPRVLMGTSAGLGLAFSGFANTALALVASALFIAAAMTITGLDRRIALVILARVGAETRHVVVGAILVGIVMAFLVPSTTARVACLVPIMLGIISAFGVNRKGAFAGMLMITTVQTASIWNVGIKTAAAQNMVAIGFIERTLQASITWLEWFIAAAPFAMLMTIALYFVMTRMMPPEVRDIPGGREAIAKSLAELGPMTFAEKKLMALSLTLLGFWSTEGVLHRFDTSSTTIAAVALMFLPGIGIMTWKDAQPRIPWGTIVLFGIGISLGTALLQTKAAVWLAEIVVAQFGLQQATALFILGVMSLFLVIIHLGFASATALASAMIPIVIAVLQHVATPGMNIVGMTMLLQFVVSFGFILVVNAPQNMVAYGTETFEARDFVRTGLVLTLIACALVMLLGATYWHWLGYT, via the coding sequence ATGAGTGCCATGGAATCATCGCGCACCGACCTGGCCAAGACATCGCCCGGCACACCGGCCACAGGTGAACCGCCTTCCTGGATGCGCAGCCATTGGGGGCTTCTGCTGGCGGCCGCAGCCCTGATCATCGTGCTTCTGCTGCCGACACCGGCGGGCCTGTCGGTGGCCGGCCATCGCATGCTGGCGATCCTCGCCTTTTCGGTCGTCATCTGGATGACGGAGGCGCTCGACTATGCCGTGTCGGCCGTGGTCATCGCAGCGCTCATGGCCTTCCTGCTGGGCTTGTCGCCCAATCCGGCCAATCCACGGGTCCTGATGGGCACCAGTGCCGGCCTTGGCCTGGCCTTTTCAGGCTTTGCCAATACCGCGCTGGCGCTGGTCGCCTCGGCCCTGTTCATCGCCGCCGCCATGACGATCACCGGCCTCGACCGGCGGATCGCGCTGGTCATCCTGGCGCGCGTCGGCGCGGAAACCCGTCATGTCGTCGTCGGAGCCATCCTGGTCGGCATCGTCATGGCCTTTCTGGTGCCCTCCACCACGGCGCGCGTCGCCTGCCTGGTGCCGATCATGCTCGGCATCATCTCCGCCTTCGGCGTCAACAGGAAGGGCGCCTTTGCCGGCATGCTGATGATCACCACCGTCCAGACCGCATCGATCTGGAATGTCGGAATCAAGACGGCGGCGGCACAGAACATGGTCGCCATCGGCTTCATCGAGCGCACCCTGCAGGCCAGCATCACCTGGCTCGAATGGTTCATCGCGGCGGCGCCCTTCGCCATGCTGATGACCATCGCGCTCTACTTTGTCATGACCCGGATGATGCCGCCGGAAGTGCGCGACATTCCTGGCGGCCGCGAGGCGATCGCCAAGTCGCTTGCGGAACTCGGCCCGATGACATTTGCCGAGAAGAAGCTCATGGCGCTGTCGCTGACGCTACTCGGCTTCTGGTCCACCGAGGGTGTCCTGCACCGGTTCGACACCTCGTCCACCACCATTGCCGCTGTCGCCCTGATGTTCCTGCCGGGCATCGGCATCATGACCTGGAAGGACGCCCAGCCCCGGATCCCGTGGGGCACGATCGTGCTGTTCGGCATCGGCATCAGCCTGGGCACGGCCCTGCTGCAGACCAAGGCCGCCGTCTGGCTGGCCGAGATCGTGGTGGCCCAGTTCGGGCTGCAACAGGCCACCGCCCTGTTCATTCTGGGCGTGATGAGCCTGTTCCTCGTCATCATCCATCTCGGCTTCGCCAGCGCCACCGCGCTCGCCTCCGCCATGATCCCGATCGTCATCGCCGTGCTGCAGCATGTGGCGACGCCCGGCATGAACATTGTCGGCATGACCATGCTGCTGCAATTCGTGGTGAGCTTCGGCTTCATCCTGGTGGTGAACGCGCCGCAGAACATGGTCGCCTATGGCACCGAGACGTTCGAGGCCCGCGATTTCGTGCGCACAGGCCTCGTGCTCACCTTGATCGCCTGCGCACTGGTCATGCTGCTTGGCGCCACCTACTGGCACTGGCTGGGCTACACCTGA
- a CDS encoding ATP-binding protein, with protein sequence MKVDIDMGTQSGGKAAMLDLEELLATRLLVQGNSGSGKSHLLRRLLEQSAPWVQQCVIDPEGDFVTLAEKYGHVVVDAERTEAELTRIAARIRQHRVSVVLNLEGLDVEQQMRCAAAFLGGLFDAERDHWYPVLVVVDEAQLFAPAVAGEVSDEARKLSLGAMTNLMCRGRKRGLAGVIATQRLAKLAKNVAAEASNFLMGRTFLDIDMARAADLLGMDRRQSEMFRDLARGHFVALGPAMSRRPLPVTIGAVETNARSTSPKLTPLPDAPDDARDLIFTPSPEEARQPIMVRRPPPPPPTSTADILAQLAQHRPEPPQPAEPLLPLIAEAEHAQMIDEVMREILADPDAAFRSVAVLYQDFLVRCRIRRVPGEPLTLAAFRRRFAVARAGVDMTTAGSDVWQQALDLSATLPDDIQGVFLVIAQAALAGAPCPSDATIARIYGSHSPSRARRLIAYCEERGLFVTRLDFRGRRIVASPDLGCETAPGDPNGPVDLVQAARPAAE encoded by the coding sequence ATGAAGGTCGATATCGACATGGGGACGCAATCCGGCGGGAAAGCGGCCATGCTCGATCTCGAGGAGCTTCTGGCCACCCGCCTGCTGGTCCAGGGCAATTCTGGCTCCGGCAAGTCCCACCTGCTGCGCCGCCTGCTGGAGCAGAGCGCCCCCTGGGTGCAGCAATGCGTCATTGATCCCGAGGGCGATTTCGTCACGCTGGCCGAGAAATACGGTCATGTCGTCGTCGATGCCGAGCGCACCGAGGCCGAACTCACCCGCATCGCCGCGCGCATCCGCCAGCATCGCGTCTCCGTCGTGCTCAATCTCGAAGGCCTCGATGTCGAGCAGCAGATGCGCTGCGCGGCGGCCTTCCTCGGCGGTCTGTTCGATGCCGAGCGCGACCATTGGTATCCGGTGCTCGTCGTGGTGGACGAGGCGCAGCTCTTTGCCCCGGCCGTTGCCGGCGAGGTCTCCGACGAGGCGCGCAAGCTCTCGCTCGGCGCGATGACCAACCTGATGTGCCGCGGCCGCAAGCGCGGCCTTGCCGGCGTCATAGCCACCCAGCGCCTTGCCAAGCTCGCCAAGAATGTCGCCGCGGAAGCCTCGAACTTCCTGATGGGCCGCACCTTCCTCGATATCGACATGGCGCGCGCCGCAGACCTTCTCGGCATGGACCGGCGGCAGTCGGAAATGTTCCGCGATCTCGCCCGCGGCCATTTCGTGGCGCTGGGCCCCGCCATGTCGCGCCGGCCGCTGCCGGTGACCATTGGCGCCGTGGAGACCAATGCCCGCTCGACCAGTCCGAAGCTGACGCCGCTGCCCGACGCGCCGGACGATGCCCGCGACCTGATCTTCACCCCCAGCCCGGAGGAAGCGCGTCAGCCGATCATGGTGCGCCGGCCGCCACCGCCGCCGCCGACCTCCACGGCCGATATCCTGGCCCAACTTGCCCAGCATCGCCCCGAACCGCCGCAGCCGGCCGAGCCTCTGCTGCCGCTGATCGCGGAGGCCGAGCACGCGCAGATGATCGACGAGGTGATGCGCGAGATCCTGGCCGATCCCGACGCCGCCTTCCGGTCGGTCGCCGTGCTCTATCAGGATTTTCTGGTGCGCTGCCGCATCCGCCGGGTGCCGGGTGAGCCGCTGACGCTTGCCGCCTTCCGCCGCCGCTTCGCCGTGGCGCGCGCGGGTGTCGACATGACGACGGCGGGCAGCGATGTCTGGCAGCAGGCACTCGATCTCTCGGCGACCTTGCCGGACGACATCCAGGGCGTGTTCCTGGTGATCGCGCAGGCAGCCCTTGCCGGCGCGCCCTGTCCGTCGGATGCCACGATCGCGCGGATCTATGGCAGCCATTCGCCGAGCCGCGCTCGCCGGCTGATCGCCTATTGCGAGGAGCGCGGCCTGTTCGTCACGCGGCTCGACTTCCGCGGGCGGCGCATCGTCGCCTCGCCCGATCTCGGCTGCGAGACCGCGCCGGGCGATCCCAACGGCCCGGTCGATCTCGTCCAGGCGGCGCGGCCCGCCGCAGAGTAA
- a CDS encoding carbohydrate ABC transporter permease, which translates to MSDVYAPRGTARVIETAGAWLLAVLWIAPLVYATWTAFHPSEFATRFSLFAPLTLDNFARAWEAAPFARYFLNTFVLVTGILVAQIVLCTLAAYAFARYEFPGATLAFAVVLAQLMIMPDVLIVENYKTMGRLGILDTIPAIGLPYVASAFGIFLLRQTFKTVPKELDDAAKVEGASPLQVLWRVYVPLGRPVYVAYALVSVSYHWNNFLWPLIVTNSVESRPLTVGLQVFSSTDQGIDWSIICAATLMTSAPLLLGFLLFQRQFVQSFMRAGIR; encoded by the coding sequence ATGAGCGATGTCTACGCGCCCCGCGGCACGGCCCGCGTGATCGAGACCGCCGGCGCCTGGCTTCTGGCCGTGCTGTGGATCGCGCCGCTGGTCTATGCGACCTGGACGGCGTTTCATCCATCCGAGTTCGCCACGCGCTTCTCGCTGTTCGCGCCGCTGACGCTGGACAATTTCGCCCGGGCCTGGGAGGCGGCGCCTTTCGCGCGCTATTTCCTCAACACCTTCGTGCTGGTCACCGGCATCCTGGTCGCCCAGATCGTGCTCTGCACGCTGGCTGCCTATGCCTTCGCCCGCTACGAGTTTCCCGGCGCGACGCTCGCCTTCGCGGTGGTGCTGGCCCAGTTGATGATCATGCCCGACGTGCTGATCGTCGAGAACTACAAGACCATGGGCCGGCTCGGCATTCTCGACACGATTCCGGCGATCGGCCTGCCCTATGTTGCCTCCGCCTTCGGCATCTTCCTGTTGCGCCAGACCTTCAAGACCGTGCCGAAGGAGCTGGACGATGCCGCGAAGGTCGAGGGCGCAAGCCCGTTGCAGGTGCTCTGGCGGGTCTATGTGCCGCTCGGGCGTCCCGTCTATGTCGCCTATGCGCTGGTCTCGGTCAGCTATCACTGGAACAATTTCCTCTGGCCGCTGATCGTCACCAATTCGGTGGAATCGCGGCCGCTGACGGTGGGGCTGCAAGTCTTCTCCTCGACCGACCAGGGCATCGACTGGTCGATCATCTGCGCGGCGACGCTGATGACGTCTGCGCCGCTGCTGCTCGGGTTCCTCCTGTTCCAGCGCCAATTCGTGCAGAGCTTCATGCGGGCCGGCATCCGGTAG
- a CDS encoding carbohydrate ABC transporter permease: MTRRFDRSWIHAWLMLGPSLALLALFTHWPAVATIIDSFYSTPRPRRPSRMVGFENFEQMTADPVFWQAVWNNLWFALGTIPVSIALALLMAIWVNDRIAGRTLVRMAYFTPTVLPMIAVANIWLFFYTPQYGLLAQVLGVFGVQSPNWLGSKDTALAAVTLVAVWKEAGFFMIFYLAALQTISPTLAEAAALEGASRWTYFRRVQFPLLMPTTLFVLVNAVIGAFRTIDHIVVLTKGGPDNATLLLLYYIYQVGFSFWDTGYAAALTVVLLATLGLIAIIQYGVLERRIHYR; encoded by the coding sequence ATGACCCGCCGCTTCGACCGCTCCTGGATCCATGCCTGGCTGATGCTGGGGCCGTCGCTCGCCCTGCTGGCGCTGTTCACCCATTGGCCGGCGGTCGCCACGATCATCGACAGCTTCTATTCGACGCCGCGCCCGCGCCGCCCCTCGCGGATGGTGGGCTTTGAGAATTTCGAGCAGATGACCGCCGATCCCGTGTTCTGGCAGGCGGTGTGGAACAATCTCTGGTTCGCGCTCGGCACGATCCCGGTGTCGATCGCGCTGGCGCTCCTGATGGCGATCTGGGTCAATGACCGGATTGCCGGGCGCACGCTGGTGCGCATGGCCTATTTCACGCCGACCGTGCTGCCGATGATCGCGGTCGCCAATATCTGGCTGTTCTTCTACACGCCGCAATATGGCCTGCTGGCCCAGGTGCTGGGTGTCTTCGGCGTGCAGTCGCCGAACTGGCTGGGGTCGAAGGATACCGCGCTCGCCGCCGTCACTCTGGTGGCGGTGTGGAAGGAAGCCGGCTTCTTCATGATCTTCTATCTGGCGGCGCTGCAGACGATCTCGCCGACGCTCGCCGAGGCAGCCGCTTTGGAGGGCGCGTCGCGCTGGACCTATTTCCGGCGCGTGCAGTTTCCGCTCTTGATGCCGACCACGCTGTTCGTGCTGGTCAATGCTGTTATCGGTGCCTTCCGCACCATCGACCATATCGTGGTGCTGACCAAGGGCGGGCCGGACAATGCGACCCTCCTGCTGCTCTACTACATCTATCAGGTGGGCTTTTCGTTCTGGGACACCGGCTATGCAGCGGCGCTCACCGTGGTGCTGCTCGCCACCCTCGGGCTGATCGCGATCATCCAGTACGGCGTGCTCGAACGGCGGATCCACTATCGATGA
- a CDS encoding ABC transporter substrate-binding protein gives MTHAIDRRTILKTGAAALTLPLAAPALAQGKTEVSFFYPVAVGGPITKLIDSFAADFEKENPSISIKPIYSGTYQETIVKALTAHKSGTPPVTSVLLSTDMFTLIDEEAIVPFDDFIRTDADKKWLASFFPSFMENSQTEGKTWGIPFQRSTVVLYWNKELFKEAGLDPEKPPTTWAEQIAFAEKLTKRDGANTTQWGIQIPSSGFPYWLFQGLTTQAGAILMNPEGNKTAYDAPAVVEALQYWVDLSRKHKVHPTGIVEWGTTPRDFFERKCAMMWTTTGNLTNVRTNAKFPFGVGMLPAGKRAGSPTGGGNFYLSKKSSKAEQEAAFKFIQWITTPERAAKWGIDTGYVAVRGDAWETPAMKDYVAGFPAAAVARDQLKFAVAELSTHENQRVTKALNDGLQAALTGGKTPEAAMKDSQAEAERILRPYRR, from the coding sequence ATGACCCATGCAATCGATCGCCGCACGATCCTGAAGACCGGCGCCGCCGCTCTGACGCTGCCGCTGGCAGCCCCCGCGCTTGCCCAGGGCAAGACGGAAGTGTCGTTCTTCTATCCGGTCGCCGTCGGCGGCCCGATCACCAAGCTGATCGACAGCTTCGCCGCCGATTTCGAGAAGGAGAATCCCTCCATCTCGATCAAGCCGATCTATTCGGGCACCTATCAGGAAACGATCGTCAAGGCGCTGACCGCCCACAAGAGCGGCACGCCGCCGGTGACCTCGGTTCTCTTGTCGACCGACATGTTCACCCTCATCGACGAAGAGGCGATCGTGCCCTTCGACGATTTCATCCGCACCGATGCCGACAAGAAGTGGCTTGCCAGCTTCTTCCCGAGCTTCATGGAAAACAGCCAGACCGAGGGCAAGACCTGGGGCATTCCGTTCCAGCGCTCGACCGTCGTGCTCTACTGGAACAAGGAGCTGTTCAAGGAAGCCGGCCTCGATCCGGAGAAGCCCCCGACGACCTGGGCGGAGCAGATCGCCTTCGCCGAGAAGCTGACCAAGCGCGACGGCGCCAACACCACGCAATGGGGCATCCAGATCCCGTCCTCGGGCTTCCCCTACTGGCTGTTCCAGGGCCTGACCACCCAGGCCGGTGCCATCCTGATGAACCCGGAAGGCAACAAGACCGCCTATGACGCGCCCGCCGTCGTCGAGGCGCTGCAGTACTGGGTGGACCTGTCGCGCAAGCACAAGGTGCATCCGACCGGGATCGTCGAATGGGGCACCACGCCGCGCGACTTCTTCGAGCGGAAATGCGCGATGATGTGGACCACCACCGGCAACCTCACCAATGTGCGCACCAATGCCAAGTTCCCGTTCGGCGTCGGCATGCTGCCGGCCGGCAAGCGTGCGGGCAGCCCGACGGGCGGCGGCAATTTCTATCTCTCGAAGAAGTCGTCCAAGGCCGAGCAGGAAGCCGCCTTCAAGTTCATCCAGTGGATCACCACGCCGGAGCGGGCCGCCAAGTGGGGCATCGACACCGGCTATGTGGCGGTGCGTGGCGATGCCTGGGAAACCCCGGCGATGAAGGACTATGTGGCCGGCTTCCCGGCGGCGGCGGTTGCCCGTGACCAGCTGAAATTCGCGGTGGCCGAGCTCTCGACCCATGAGAACCAGCGCGTCACCAAGGCGCTGAACGACGGCCTGCAGGCGGCGCTGACCGGCGGCAAGACGCCGGAAGCGGCGATGAAGGATTCGCAGGCGGAAGCCGAGCGCATCCTGCGTCCGTATCGGCGCTGA
- a CDS encoding ABC transporter ATP-binding protein — protein MAEVELSHVTKAFGEQAAAVNDVSFTAGAGDFVALLGPSGCGKSTTLRLIAGLETSTGGVIRIGGRDVTGAAPAERGISMVFQSYALFPHLSVRQNIVFGLEVRGVEKQERARRLERAVEILGLGPYLDRKPSQLSGGQQQRVALGRAIVAETPVCLMDEPLSNLDAQLRLEMRREIRALQRRLGLTLIYVTHDQVEAMTMADRIVLMNAGRIEQYGTPEELYDRPATIFTARFVGTPPMNVLPVTALGEAAAHYGSRGLELAKVSLGVRPEAVRLSDDGIHASVTAVEYLGADCLLEARIGDHAIVARIPGKFTAGAGETVRLAFDASAVHHFDSETGRRIQ, from the coding sequence GTGGCCGAGGTCGAACTGTCTCACGTCACCAAGGCCTTCGGCGAGCAGGCCGCGGCCGTCAATGACGTCTCCTTCACGGCCGGCGCCGGCGATTTCGTGGCTCTCCTCGGACCCTCCGGCTGCGGCAAGTCGACGACGCTCAGGCTGATCGCGGGCCTCGAGACCTCGACCGGCGGTGTCATCCGCATCGGCGGGCGCGACGTGACGGGCGCTGCCCCCGCCGAGCGCGGCATCTCCATGGTGTTCCAGAGCTATGCGCTGTTTCCCCATCTGTCGGTCAGGCAGAACATCGTGTTCGGGCTGGAGGTGCGCGGCGTCGAGAAGCAGGAGCGGGCCCGCCGCCTGGAGCGGGCTGTCGAGATCCTCGGCCTTGGCCCCTATCTCGATCGCAAGCCCTCGCAGCTCTCGGGTGGCCAGCAGCAGCGCGTTGCGCTGGGCCGCGCCATTGTCGCCGAGACGCCGGTCTGCCTGATGGACGAACCGCTGTCGAACCTCGACGCGCAGCTCCGCCTCGAGATGCGCCGCGAGATCCGCGCGCTGCAGCGCCGGCTCGGGCTGACGCTGATCTATGTGACCCACGACCAGGTGGAGGCCATGACCATGGCCGACCGCATCGTGCTGATGAATGCTGGCCGGATCGAGCAATATGGCACGCCGGAGGAACTCTACGATCGCCCGGCGACCATCTTCACCGCCCGCTTCGTCGGCACGCCGCCCATGAACGTCCTGCCGGTTACGGCTCTGGGCGAGGCGGCTGCGCATTATGGATCGCGCGGCCTGGAGCTGGCTAAAGTCTCGCTCGGCGTCCGTCCGGAAGCTGTGCGACTGTCTGATGACGGCATTCACGCAAGTGTCACAGCGGTGGAATACCTCGGCGCCGACTGCCTTCTGGAAGCGCGCATCGGCGATCATGCGATCGTCGCCCGCATTCCCGGCAAGTTCACGGCCGGGGCCGGCGAGACCGTGAGGCTCGCCTTCGATGCATCGGCCGTCCACCATTTCGACAGCGAGACGGGACGCCGCATCCAATGA
- a CDS encoding Hsp70 family protein has product MSRPVPPVSIGIDFGTSNTVVALAADDGRAEAITFHHNGQDLKGFVTALCYWQDRVAGKIRSRVDGGPWAMDQLMEGGTAHRFIQSFKTFAASASFQETRIFGQRYGFEDLLVSFIQTLTRHAGGALDFAGARVQIGRPVHFAGSNPDDALAMQRYRTAFGKLGLDQASYVYEPVGAAFFYARELTHDATVLVADFGGGTSDFSVMRFERRGGRLHAEPLAHSGIGIAGDAFDYRIVDHVVSPVLGKGSDYQSLGKRLTIPNRYYANLAKWHQLAMMKSNGDLAGLRDLEKVAIEPAMLAKFIDIIDYDLGLALYRAVSEAKVALSSADATDFRFAAEGVEIAGRITRKDFESWIAPDVERIATTIDEALAKAGVGDRDIEQVFLTGGTSFVPAIRNLFTSRFDETKLTNTDQFESIAYGLALIGREAEAARWAA; this is encoded by the coding sequence TTGTCCCGCCCCGTTCCCCCCGTGTCGATCGGCATCGATTTCGGCACCTCGAACACCGTCGTGGCGCTCGCGGCCGATGACGGCCGCGCCGAAGCCATCACCTTCCACCACAACGGGCAGGACCTGAAGGGCTTCGTCACGGCGCTCTGCTATTGGCAGGATCGCGTGGCCGGCAAGATCCGCTCGCGCGTCGATGGCGGCCCCTGGGCCATGGACCAGTTGATGGAAGGCGGCACCGCCCACCGCTTCATCCAGTCGTTCAAGACCTTCGCGGCCAGCGCCAGCTTCCAGGAAACCCGCATCTTCGGCCAGCGCTACGGCTTCGAGGACCTGCTGGTCTCCTTCATCCAGACGCTGACCCGCCACGCCGGTGGCGCGCTCGATTTCGCCGGCGCCCGCGTGCAGATCGGCCGCCCGGTTCACTTTGCCGGCTCAAATCCCGATGATGCGCTCGCGATGCAGCGCTACCGCACCGCCTTCGGCAAGCTGGGCCTGGACCAGGCCTCCTATGTCTATGAGCCGGTGGGCGCCGCCTTCTTCTATGCCCGCGAACTGACCCATGACGCGACCGTGCTGGTGGCCGATTTCGGCGGCGGCACCAGCGATTTCTCGGTCATGCGCTTCGAGCGCCGCGGCGGCCGGCTGCATGCCGAGCCGCTGGCCCATTCCGGCATCGGCATTGCCGGCGATGCCTTCGACTACCGGATCGTCGATCATGTCGTCTCGCCGGTGCTCGGCAAGGGCTCGGACTACCAGTCGCTCGGCAAGCGGCTGACCATCCCCAACCGCTATTATGCCAATCTCGCCAAATGGCATCAGCTCGCCATGATGAAGTCGAACGGCGATCTCGCCGGTCTGCGCGACCTCGAGAAGGTGGCGATCGAGCCGGCCATGCTGGCGAAATTCATCGACATCATCGACTACGATCTGGGTCTCGCGCTCTACCGCGCGGTGTCGGAAGCGAAGGTCGCGCTGTCGTCGGCGGATGCCACCGACTTCCGCTTCGCCGCCGAGGGCGTGGAGATTGCCGGGCGGATCACCCGCAAGGATTTCGAAAGCTGGATCGCTCCCGACGTCGAACGGATCGCCACGACCATCGACGAGGCGCTGGCCAAGGCCGGCGTCGGCGACCGCGACATCGAGCAGGTCTTCCTCACCGGCGGAACCTCCTTCGTGCCGGCGATCCGCAATCTGTTCACCAGCCGCTTCGACGAGACCAAACTCACCAACACCGACCAGTTCGAATCCATCGCCTATGGCCTGGCCCTGATCGGCCGGGAGGCCGAGGCGGCGCGCTGGGCGGCGTGA
- a CDS encoding DUF883 C-terminal domain-containing protein — MALRHDIESLRAEVEALRRETAAVRAPADAAPAPAPPPATDEGDIASVMQKLLSQFGETVETVGSEIEDHPQASVAAAFGLGIVVGMLIAR; from the coding sequence ATGGCTCTGAGACACGATATCGAAAGCCTGCGGGCCGAGGTCGAGGCGCTGCGCCGTGAGACGGCAGCCGTCCGCGCGCCGGCAGACGCCGCACCCGCTCCAGCGCCCCCGCCTGCCACCGATGAGGGCGACATCGCCTCGGTCATGCAGAAACTGCTGAGCCAGTTCGGCGAAACGGTTGAGACCGTGGGCAGCGAGATCGAGGATCACCCCCAGGCCTCGGTCGCCGCCGCCTTCGGCCTCGGCATCGTCGTCGGCATGCTGATCGCGCGCTAG
- a CDS encoding M24 family metallopeptidase: MAFLGAPVRDYRYGLMRDLMDREGYDALAFTTGDFFQFVTNFQTDVQPWERPIVCVVPRNGEPFAVLNELSTNHWRFTAEGQRLWVTDASFYAEHPRIGARLPLATQWADLVAGLLKARGLGRSRIGVDAGGGAFGKVAGLLPHLKIEAATAECRRLRWVKHEDEIQLMREIAGLTDWVQDRYRENIRPGRLVQELDMAMAALMAEESARRFPGEALEILRCWTLSGPASAAPHGDGRSSGARIETGHGLVNIVIPRVNGLVVENERTWFCGKPSPRQVKLYEASRAANEAACAAAITGEPVCGIDAAAQAVLESEGVADLILHRTGHGMGTLGHEFPEDMAFNTRPLEANEVYSAEPGLYEWGLGGFRHDDTVVVGKRPEVLTKAPKDLASQTVS, from the coding sequence ATGGCCTTCCTTGGCGCCCCGGTCCGCGACTATCGCTATGGCCTGATGCGCGATCTGATGGATCGCGAGGGCTATGACGCGCTGGCCTTCACCACCGGCGACTTCTTCCAGTTCGTCACCAACTTCCAGACCGATGTGCAGCCCTGGGAGCGGCCGATCGTCTGCGTCGTGCCGCGCAATGGCGAGCCCTTCGCGGTGCTCAATGAGCTCTCCACCAACCACTGGCGGTTCACCGCCGAGGGCCAGCGGCTGTGGGTCACCGATGCCAGCTTCTATGCCGAGCATCCGCGGATCGGCGCGCGCCTGCCGCTTGCCACCCAATGGGCCGATCTGGTCGCCGGGCTCTTGAAGGCCCGCGGCCTCGGGCGCTCCCGCATCGGCGTCGATGCCGGCGGCGGCGCCTTCGGCAAGGTGGCGGGTCTCTTGCCACATCTGAAGATCGAGGCAGCGACCGCCGAGTGCCGGCGGCTGCGCTGGGTCAAGCATGAAGACGAGATCCAGCTGATGCGCGAGATCGCCGGGCTGACCGACTGGGTGCAGGACCGCTACCGCGAGAACATCCGGCCGGGTCGCCTGGTGCAGGAGCTCGACATGGCCATGGCCGCTCTGATGGCCGAGGAATCGGCCAGGCGCTTCCCCGGCGAAGCCCTCGAGATCCTGCGCTGCTGGACCCTGTCGGGACCGGCGAGCGCGGCCCCCCATGGTGATGGCCGCTCGTCGGGCGCGCGGATCGAGACCGGCCACGGACTGGTCAACATCGTCATCCCCAGGGTCAACGGGCTGGTGGTGGAGAACGAGCGGACCTGGTTCTGCGGCAAGCCCTCGCCCCGCCAGGTCAAGCTCTACGAGGCCTCGCGCGCCGCCAACGAGGCGGCCTGCGCGGCCGCCATCACCGGCGAGCCCGTCTGCGGCATCGATGCGGCAGCGCAGGCGGTACTGGAGAGCGAGGGTGTGGCTGACCTCATCCTCCACCGCACCGGCCATGGCATGGGCACGCTTGGCCACGAGTTCCCCGAGGACATGGCGTTCAACACCCGGCCACTGGAGGCGAACGAGGTCTACTCGGCCGAGCCGGGCCTCTACGAATGGGGTCTCGGCGGCTTCCGCCACGACGACACGGTGGTGGTCGGCAAGCGCCCAGAGGTCCTCACCAAGGCGCCCAAGGACCTGGCCAGCCAGACGGTCAGCTAG